The following proteins are encoded in a genomic region of Acipenser ruthenus chromosome 4, fAciRut3.2 maternal haplotype, whole genome shotgun sequence:
- the LOC131736842 gene encoding E3 SUMO-protein ligase KIAA1586-like, whose amino-acid sequence MSGLGGSKRTRQETLIQYFGNSSKKQKIVCCTAEAEPTVEPEPTAVEEKSAEKQPWPNIWSSEVWEEKKQLYTFLDCADGNLGCRVCRRVSALSVLKSQGVSLSSEWKNYSVGYNGKTREQQLRSLRKKIAEHKKSSAHNKATALLQQNTEDIIGKCVDSAKRRDHETTCKIFSTAYYLAKQNRPYSDHQALLELQEINGVNVGTGLHSRYSATQIINHVSDEMVKKACERIIHIDGKIAVLIDESTALNGSPALIVHLKCETDKTRDPHFMFLELVELFDQSAESIVLALTKCLQKHGFDHAYLQKNLVAFASDGASVMLGKKSGVAKRISDMYPNIVVWHCLNHRLELAVADSVSETTGMNHFHYFMDKLYSVYSRSALNQQELRNCAKELDAVLRKIGRVLDVRWVSSSFRTVSAVWESFEVLSTHFKAAVSSKRTSAERATYSGLLKRLCSPEFLIDLGVMYDALYELSLLSEILQKRTTTLVYADKMARRTVRIFESMNENVGTKTLEAQIAAMEGTFKSTVLTSNPKHVKINHKQFLTKLANHMKERLFTTTASNEKASSEVNCQKYESLLSELLVLDPHHWPAELPQGYGENEVERLCRRFQLNERIIKNAFRDFKENNGRIPDDLAPLINCTRVIPCSTAECERGFSQMNLIITDQRSKILIKHASALMFIKLHGPPLRQWNPSPYVTTWLRHNHRSADDSRTRVAAPISSDSPDALWQFL is encoded by the exons ATGTCTGGTCTCGGAGGTAGTAAACGAACTCGTCAAGAGACTTTGATACAATATTTTGGCAATAGtagtaaaaaacagaagatcgtttgttgtacggcagaagcagaacctacagtggaaccagaacctacagcagttgaagaaaaaagCGCGGAGAAACAGCCATGGCCAAACATCTGGAGTTCTGAGGTatgggaagaaaagaaacaactttacactttccttgactgtgcggatggtaatctgggctgtcgtgtttgtagacgtgtttctgcgctgtcagttttgaaaagtcagggtgtttctctgtcttctgagtggaaaaattacagtgttgggtacaatggaaaaactcgagagcaacagctacgatctttgagaaaaaagatagctgaacacaagaaatccagcgctcataacaaggccactgcattgttacagcagaacacagaggacattattgggaaatgtgttgacagtgcaaaaaggcgagatcacgaaactacctgtaaaatattttctactgcttactaccttgcaaaacaaaatcgaccctattctgatcatcaggccttactggaactgcaagaaataaatggtgttaatgtgggaactggtcttcattccagatacagcgccactcaaattatcaaccacgtttctgatgaaatggtcaaaaaggcctgtgagagaataatacacatcgatggaaaaattgctgtgttaattgatgaatcaacagctctgaatggttccccagcacttattgtgcatctcaaatgCGAGACAGACAAGACACGTGACCCTCACTTCATGTTTTTGGAGTTAGTTGAACTTTTTGATCAGTCAGCTGAGTCCATAGTGTTAGCGCTTACTAAGTGTCTTCAAAAACACGGGTTTGACCATGCATACTTACAGAAAAATCTTGTTGCATTTGCAAGTGACGGTGCAAGTGTAATGCTTGGGAAAAAATCTGGTGTGGCAAAACGAATTTCAGACATGTACCCCAACATTGTTGTCTGGCACTGTCTAAATCACAGACTCGAACTTGCAGTTGCCGATAGTGTTTCTGAGACTACTGGCATGAACCATTTTCATTATTTCATGGACAAGCTATACTCAGTCTACAGTAGATCAGCACTAAATCAGCAAGAACTCCGAAATTGTGCGAAGGAACTGGATGCTGTCTTGAGGAAAATTGGTCGTGTACTGGATGTGAGATGGGTTTCCAGTTCGTTCAGGACTGTCTCCGCTGTGTGGGAAAGTTTTGAAGTTCTGTCGACTCATTTTAAAGCTGCCGTAAGCTCTAAGCGGACTTCTGCTGAAAGAGCGACATACAGCGGTCTACTGAAAAGGCTGTGCTCGCCAGAATTTCTCATTGACCTCGGAGTTATGTACGATGCCTTATACGAACTTTcactgctgtcagagattctccagAAACGGACTACTACATTGGTTTATGCAGATAAAATGGCACGTAGAACAGTAAGGATTTTTGAATCCATGAATGAGAATGTAGGTACAAAGACTCTTGAAGCGCAGATAGCTGCCATGGAAGGaacatttaaatctacagtgctgacgtcgaatcccaaacatgtaaaaataaatcataaacaattccttaccaaactcgccaatcatatgaaagaacgactttttacaaccactgcatcaaatgagaag GCTTCTTCCGAGGTGAATTGCCAAAAATATGAAAGTCTTCTTTCTGAGCTCTTGGTCCTGGATCCACACCACTGGCCTGCAGAACTACCCCAGGGTTATGGCGAAAATGAAGTTGAAAGATTGTGTCGGCGCTTTCAGCTAAATGAACGTattatcaaaaatgcatttcGAGATTTTAAGGAGAACAACGGAAGAATTCCAGATGATTTAGCTCCACTTATTAACTGCACACGTGTGATCCCGTGCAGTACTGCTGAATGTGAAAGGGGATTCAGCCAAATGAACTTAATTATAACTGATCAGCGTTCCAAAATTTTAATCAAACATGCTTCAGCCTTAATGTTTATCAAGCTTCATGGACCCCCTTTGAGACAGTGGAATCCAAGCCCTTATGTGACCACTTGGTTGCGACACAATCATCGATCCGCAGATGACAGCCGTACACGGGTGGCAGCTCCAATTTCCAGCGACTCCCCTGACGCTCTGTGGCAGTTCCTATAG
- the LOC117400210 gene encoding TBC1 domain family member 2A-like isoform X1, with protein sequence MNKREKKMTSSLQPSGEKVSGKEGNPVDKLSRLQHEVFTLTEELKSQKELVRLLHKALEAAQQEKRTSKQFLAAAGEQEWLELVRHKEVYHRPGRPPGGPAQRQGGAGAAAGHAGLPSE encoded by the exons ATGAACAAGAGGGAGAAGAAAATGACCAGTTCTCTTCAGCCTTCTGGGGAGAAGGTGTCAGGAAAGGAGGGGAACCCCGTGGACAAACTATCCAGACTCCAGCACGAGGTGTTCACGCTCACTGAGGAGCTCAAGTCACAAAAG gagCTGGTGCGACTCCTTCACAAGGCCCTGGAGGCAGCACAGCAGGAGAAGAGGACCAGCAAACAGTTCCTGGCAGCAGCAGGGGAGCAGGAGTGGCTGGAACTGGTGCGGCACAAAGAGGTGTATCACAGACCTGGACGGCCGcctggaggccctgctcaaagacaaggaggagctggagcagcggctggccatgcaggactgccaagtgaatga
- the LOC117400210 gene encoding TBC1 domain family member 2A-like isoform X2 — MQDCQVNELQQHVQLMMEKNNAKQEVILKLSEQVAACMADPQRTVANSMGTETFCRLHEKIEHLKDDIEAHKIQNKFLNSEIYQLTKLWRNSSEEKGLLMKTPLSRATYNCYTWRG, encoded by the exons atgcaggactgccaagtgaatgagctgcagcagcacgtgcagctcatgatggagaagaacaacgccaagcaggaagtcatcctcaagctctccgagcagGTGGCCGCCTGCATGGCTGACCCCCAGCGTACCGTAGCCAACTCCATGGGCACAGAGACCTTCTGCAGGCTGCACGAGAAGATTGAGCACCTCAAG GACGATATAGAGGCGCACAAGATCCAAAACAAGTTCCTCAACTCTGAAATCTACCAGCTTACTAAGCTGTGGAGGAACAGTTCAGAAGAGAAGGGCCTCCTGATGAAG acacccttatctagggcgacttacaattgttacacatggagaggctga